In Bifidobacterium actinocoloniiforme DSM 22766, a genomic segment contains:
- the hpf gene encoding ribosome hibernation-promoting factor, HPF/YfiA family, giving the protein MDIVITGRHTQIKQKFRDVVESKMNRVTAIAPDAQRVQVVLTHEGNPRQADSAKRVELTVIAGKTVVRAEASSADEFAALDRALDKLTLRLRRTRDRRKDHRRGLEHAPLPMEVEVEQPQEPAEAPNPDNSAQQDAMASDLGPGESVEVQVGDTPIVIRRKLHIAEPMSIDEALYEMELIGHDFFLFVNKETGRPSVVYHRHGWSYGVFEIDTPENVAGGKK; this is encoded by the coding sequence ATGGACATCGTCATTACCGGACGCCATACGCAGATCAAGCAGAAGTTCCGTGACGTCGTCGAAAGCAAGATGAATCGTGTGACCGCTATCGCCCCCGACGCCCAGCGCGTCCAGGTCGTACTGACCCATGAGGGCAACCCCCGGCAGGCTGATTCCGCCAAGCGCGTGGAGCTGACAGTAATCGCCGGCAAGACCGTAGTCAGGGCTGAAGCATCCTCAGCCGATGAATTCGCGGCCCTGGACAGGGCCTTGGATAAGCTCACCCTGCGCTTGCGCCGCACCCGCGATCGCCGCAAGGACCACCGTCGTGGCCTGGAACACGCGCCACTGCCGATGGAGGTTGAAGTCGAGCAGCCCCAGGAGCCGGCCGAGGCCCCTAACCCCGATAACTCAGCCCAACAGGACGCTATGGCTTCCGACTTGGGCCCGGGGGAGTCGGTCGAAGTCCAGGTGGGCGACACTCCAATCGTGATCCGTCGCAAGCTCCACATTGCCGAGCCCATGTCGATTGACGAGGCCCTGTACGAGATGGAGTTGATTGGTCATGACTTCTTCCTCTTCGTCAACAAGGAGACAGGCCGACCCTCAGTGGTCTACCACCGTCACGGCTGGTCCTACGGCGTCTTCGAGATTGACACCCCCGAGAACGTAGCCGGCGGCAAAAAGTAA
- a CDS encoding CinA family protein, protein MSEQQEGLATEVLNACRRAGLFLAGAESLTGGLLADAFVSVPGASDVFLGSAVTYDIEAKASILGVDSALLAAHGAVHPKVAEQMALGAAKVYTQPGREGRVVGMATTGVAGPGPDGDQPAGLVYIALALPIGFLPQSQAAGLVVDGYHLRSFELRLTGSRQEVRRGTVSQVLFRLAQSLGASVR, encoded by the coding sequence ATGAGTGAGCAGCAGGAGGGTTTGGCGACCGAGGTTCTCAATGCCTGTAGGAGGGCCGGGCTCTTCCTGGCTGGCGCGGAGTCGCTGACCGGGGGTTTGCTGGCCGATGCCTTTGTGAGTGTGCCTGGCGCCTCGGATGTCTTTTTGGGCTCGGCGGTCACTTACGACATAGAGGCCAAGGCCTCCATTCTGGGCGTGGATTCGGCCTTGCTGGCTGCGCACGGTGCGGTCCACCCCAAGGTCGCTGAGCAGATGGCCCTGGGCGCCGCCAAGGTTTACACACAGCCGGGGCGTGAAGGACGGGTGGTCGGCATGGCCACGACCGGCGTGGCCGGTCCTGGCCCCGATGGCGACCAGCCCGCCGGCCTTGTCTACATAGCGTTGGCCCTGCCCATTGGCTTCCTGCCCCAGTCGCAGGCCGCTGGCCTGGTTGTGGACGGCTACCACCTGCGCTCCTTCGAGCTGCGCTTGACGGGCTCCCGGCAGGAGGTCCGGCGAGGCACCGTTTCGCAAGTGCTCTTTCGTTTGGCGCAGTCCTTGGGCGCATCCGTGAGATAG
- a CDS encoding regulatory protein RecX codes for MPKRGGFGARGSATAGDGPRDPADADACREAALTLLDAAARPRKALAQRLAGKGYDELVIETTVSRLEELGLVDDEAYAEGFLRYCLKRNLGERGAVREMVRKGLERPLAEQVVAKAVRQGLFIDSAYELGRKVACKTQGMDLQKRKRRLWAAAGRKGHSPEAIRQVAADLFTNEDL; via the coding sequence TTGCCAAAACGCGGTGGGTTCGGCGCCCGAGGCTCAGCGACCGCCGGTGATGGCCCCCGTGACCCTGCGGATGCCGACGCCTGCCGTGAGGCCGCTCTGACGCTTTTGGACGCCGCCGCGCGCCCTCGTAAGGCGTTGGCCCAACGCCTGGCTGGCAAGGGGTACGACGAGCTTGTCATCGAGACGACGGTCAGTCGGTTGGAAGAGCTGGGCCTGGTCGATGACGAGGCCTACGCCGAGGGCTTCCTGCGCTACTGCTTAAAACGAAACCTTGGCGAGCGCGGGGCGGTACGCGAGATGGTCAGAAAAGGCCTGGAACGCCCCCTGGCTGAGCAGGTGGTGGCGAAGGCCGTCAGGCAGGGCCTCTTCATCGATTCGGCCTATGAGCTGGGGAGGAAAGTGGCCTGCAAGACCCAGGGCATGGACTTGCAAAAACGCAAGCGTCGGCTTTGGGCTGCCGCCGGACGCAAGGGCCATAGCCCGGAAGCCATCCGCCAGGTGGCGGCGGATTTGTTCACCAACGAAGACCTGTAA
- a CDS encoding helix-turn-helix domain-containing protein has product MNKAETVLTRSEDRFKLSATAPTQDRNARVRDLTPAQRRAVAFAQQQVLRAKAAKKAKEERQASLSKMWMQEDGVSASQQDEAQGQDDQREGQGVSLRQALGHVLRELRTNDHKTLREVSEKAGVSLGYLSEVERGQKEASSELLSSIAEALGLGVPQTLRLVADYLETHQG; this is encoded by the coding sequence ATGAACAAGGCAGAGACCGTGTTGACCAGGTCCGAGGACAGGTTCAAGCTGAGTGCCACGGCTCCCACCCAGGACAGGAACGCTCGCGTGCGGGATTTGACGCCAGCGCAGCGGCGCGCCGTCGCCTTCGCTCAGCAGCAAGTGCTGCGGGCCAAGGCGGCCAAGAAGGCAAAGGAAGAGCGTCAGGCGAGTCTGAGCAAGATGTGGATGCAAGAAGATGGTGTGAGCGCCAGCCAGCAGGACGAAGCGCAGGGGCAGGATGATCAGCGTGAGGGCCAGGGGGTTTCGCTCCGGCAGGCTCTGGGCCATGTGCTGCGCGAGCTGCGTACCAATGACCACAAGACCCTGCGTGAGGTCAGTGAGAAGGCCGGCGTCTCGCTCGGCTACCTCTCCGAGGTCGAGCGTGGGCAAAAGGAAGCCAGCTCGGAGTTGTTGAGCTCTATCGCTGAGGCCCTCGGGTTGGGTGTGCCCCAGACCTTGCGTCTGGTGGCCGATTACCTGGAGACCCATCAGGGCTGA
- a CDS encoding MerR family transcriptional regulator, with amino-acid sequence MTSFAAAEAPAGAPTSHTIREASLMSGLPESTLRYYESIGIVGPIERDPSSGHRVYSDEDLDLLLAISCLNVTGMPLSRMREYLANRSQGAQRAGEQVELLAEQARQLDQEMAELELRRRYVQVKTHYWQALGQGDPQGAQEVLDRGTDVVNAIRSFARQRKGALRQAPVCDEPAKSRAQGATAAQPR; translated from the coding sequence ATGACCTCTTTCGCCGCCGCTGAAGCGCCTGCCGGGGCGCCGACCTCTCATACCATCCGTGAGGCTTCGCTGATGTCGGGCCTGCCTGAATCGACCCTGCGCTACTACGAGTCGATTGGCATTGTGGGACCGATCGAGCGCGATCCGAGCAGCGGGCACCGCGTGTACTCCGACGAGGACCTGGACCTGCTGCTGGCAATCTCCTGCCTGAACGTGACGGGGATGCCCCTGAGCCGGATGCGCGAGTACCTGGCGAACCGGAGCCAGGGGGCTCAACGTGCCGGCGAGCAAGTCGAGCTCCTGGCCGAGCAGGCCCGCCAGTTGGACCAGGAGATGGCAGAGCTCGAACTCAGGCGCCGTTATGTACAGGTCAAAACCCACTATTGGCAGGCTCTGGGCCAAGGCGACCCGCAAGGCGCCCAGGAGGTCCTGGACCGTGGGACCGATGTCGTGAACGCCATTCGTTCCTTCGCCCGCCAGCGCAAGGGTGCCCTGCGCCAGGCCCCGGTTTGCGACGAGCCAGCGAAGTCGCGTGCTCAGGGGGCCACGGCGGCCCAGCCTCGTTAG
- the pgsA gene encoding CDP-diacylglycerol--glycerol-3-phosphate 3-phosphatidyltransferase: protein MRDDSRSKTDGRRHSLLDGWSSPPNIVTYARIALVIVFIIVDIQAGPWGERGVGRRWAATILFIVAASTDKLDGYLARKYNQVTELGKLMDPIADKLLICSALVVASVFGEIWWLVTALFLIRELGITIMRFFVIDAGGQVIAASQVGKFKTLFECVGLALLLAPLGRLGVWYVISARGVILLALALCLYSGFEYVHGVLTGGRR, encoded by the coding sequence ATGCGGGATGATTCGCGGTCCAAGACGGACGGGCGCAGGCATAGCCTGCTCGATGGGTGGAGCAGTCCTCCCAATATCGTGACTTATGCCCGCATCGCGCTTGTAATCGTCTTCATTATCGTTGACATCCAAGCCGGGCCTTGGGGGGAGCGCGGCGTAGGCCGGCGCTGGGCGGCCACCATCCTGTTCATCGTGGCGGCTTCCACCGATAAGCTCGACGGGTACCTGGCTCGCAAGTACAACCAAGTCACCGAGCTGGGCAAGTTGATGGACCCGATCGCCGACAAGCTGCTCATCTGTTCGGCCTTGGTCGTCGCTTCGGTCTTCGGCGAGATCTGGTGGCTGGTCACCGCCCTCTTCCTGATTCGGGAGTTGGGCATCACCATCATGCGTTTCTTTGTCATTGACGCAGGCGGCCAGGTCATCGCCGCCTCCCAGGTTGGGAAGTTCAAGACCTTGTTCGAATGCGTCGGACTGGCCTTGCTCTTGGCCCCGCTGGGCCGCTTGGGCGTCTGGTATGTGATTTCGGCCAGGGGAGTGATTCTCCTGGCCCTGGCCCTGTGCTTGTACTCGGGCTTCGAGTATGTGCATGGCGTCCTGACGGGAGGTCGGCGATGA
- a CDS encoding FtsK/SpoIIIE family DNA translocase: MTRMNASDKRREQTQSHPKTKGSAQGRNRRPSSSQEEDEEAESGWTKAILWLPRALGKAVRALTGDTRYDPAYSRDGLCFLILIAAILFCASEWFRVDGALGRGLHFVASAALGLPSVILPVALIWAFWRLIAHSGKGSGNVHSLGGLILLLWSVCSILDIVMISSIRGFDLDAIRRSGGLLGFVVGSPLAWGLSPVFATIIFALVGLFSLLLIFQVHIDAFLRPVSACFGARRADKEAESEGDQELFPNEVRVGQETLASTPGVPSRLEGEKKGDTPAQGPSPRRGWLSRLLHRGRKGQGQDGLDHYEADDPFDKAAQVQGQADLVRLEPGSSAGMEPVSTTAAEAMPASVAGSGPAFPGFQDAATSSLPAEPAAPTVTPAQLSGVGAADPWAAAAQAVRELDQSAAGGVDGGQRADSPSGATGSGSQEEDEPQAPYVLPSTDLLVRGKPHAARTQANDTVIKALQSTFRQFDIDATVVGFLRGPSVTQYEVELGPGVKVEKVTNLRRNIAYAVASSDVRILSPIPGKSAIGIEIPNVDREIVHLGDVLRSQEAQGDDNPMLTAVGKDVEGHFVTADLTKMPHLLVAGATGSGKSSFVNSMLTSVIMRATPEQVRLILVDPKRVELSAYAGIPHLLTPIITDPKKAAQALEWVVKEMDARYDDLQFFGFRHVKDFNQAVRAGKVHAPAGSNRKVAPYPYLLVVVDEMADLMMVAKNDVESSIQRITQLARAAGVHLVLATQRPSVDVVTGLIKANIPSRLAFATSSSTDSRVILDATGAETLIGQGDALFLPMGQAKPTRVQGAWVSESEIRKAVDFVRTQRKPKYRQDIEQMAQGEERKKEIAEDIGDDMDELLQAAELVITTQFGSTSMLQRKLRVGFARAGRLMDLLESRGIVGPSEGSKAREVLIQPPQLQEALAFIRGDSASIDQAQPQGVDAG, translated from the coding sequence ATGACACGAATGAACGCCTCAGACAAGCGCAGGGAACAGACCCAATCGCATCCCAAGACCAAGGGTTCGGCCCAAGGCCGGAACCGTCGTCCCTCGTCATCCCAAGAGGAGGACGAGGAGGCGGAATCCGGCTGGACCAAAGCCATCCTGTGGTTGCCCCGAGCTTTGGGCAAGGCGGTGCGGGCCCTGACCGGCGATACACGGTACGACCCCGCCTACAGCAGGGATGGTCTGTGCTTCCTGATCCTGATCGCAGCCATCCTCTTCTGCGCCTCCGAATGGTTCAGGGTGGATGGCGCCCTGGGCCGTGGGCTGCATTTCGTCGCCTCCGCCGCCCTGGGCCTGCCCTCGGTCATCCTGCCGGTCGCGTTGATCTGGGCCTTCTGGAGGCTGATCGCCCACTCTGGTAAGGGTTCGGGCAATGTCCACTCGCTGGGTGGCTTGATCCTCCTGCTCTGGTCGGTCTGCTCAATCCTTGACATCGTTATGATTTCGTCGATTCGCGGCTTCGACTTGGATGCGATTCGCCGCTCCGGGGGCCTGCTGGGATTCGTTGTCGGGTCGCCTTTGGCCTGGGGGCTTTCCCCTGTTTTCGCGACGATCATCTTCGCCCTGGTGGGTTTGTTCTCCCTCCTGCTCATCTTCCAGGTCCACATTGATGCCTTCCTGCGTCCGGTGTCCGCATGCTTCGGCGCCAGACGGGCGGATAAGGAAGCGGAGAGTGAGGGTGACCAGGAGCTCTTCCCCAACGAGGTGAGGGTGGGGCAGGAGACGCTGGCTTCCACGCCGGGCGTTCCCAGCCGCCTTGAAGGCGAGAAGAAGGGCGACACGCCGGCTCAGGGACCTTCGCCGCGCCGGGGGTGGCTCTCCCGTCTCCTGCACCGGGGTCGTAAGGGCCAGGGGCAGGACGGCCTGGACCACTACGAGGCCGACGATCCCTTCGACAAGGCGGCACAGGTACAAGGGCAGGCAGATCTGGTCCGCCTGGAGCCTGGGTCAAGTGCCGGCATGGAGCCAGTAAGCACGACTGCTGCCGAGGCCATGCCGGCGTCTGTGGCCGGCTCGGGTCCCGCTTTCCCGGGATTCCAGGACGCCGCCACCAGTTCCCTTCCGGCCGAGCCCGCGGCCCCTACGGTCACGCCAGCCCAGTTGTCCGGAGTAGGGGCAGCGGATCCTTGGGCCGCTGCGGCGCAAGCGGTCCGTGAGCTCGACCAATCGGCCGCGGGGGGCGTTGATGGTGGCCAGCGGGCTGACAGCCCGTCTGGGGCCACGGGGAGCGGAAGTCAGGAGGAGGATGAACCTCAGGCCCCCTATGTCCTGCCTTCGACCGACCTGCTGGTCCGGGGCAAGCCTCATGCGGCCCGGACCCAGGCTAATGACACGGTGATCAAGGCCCTTCAGTCCACTTTCCGCCAGTTCGACATCGACGCTACGGTGGTCGGCTTCCTGCGCGGTCCCTCGGTCACCCAGTACGAGGTGGAGCTTGGGCCTGGCGTGAAGGTGGAGAAAGTCACCAATTTACGACGGAACATCGCGTACGCGGTGGCCTCCTCGGATGTGCGCATCCTCTCGCCCATCCCTGGCAAGTCGGCCATCGGGATCGAAATCCCTAATGTGGACCGCGAGATCGTCCACCTGGGCGATGTGCTGCGCTCCCAGGAGGCCCAGGGCGACGACAACCCCATGCTGACCGCCGTGGGCAAGGATGTGGAAGGCCACTTCGTGACCGCCGATCTGACCAAGATGCCCCACCTACTAGTGGCCGGCGCAACCGGGTCAGGTAAGTCATCCTTCGTCAACTCCATGCTCACCTCCGTGATCATGCGCGCCACCCCCGAGCAGGTGCGGCTGATCCTCGTCGACCCCAAGCGGGTGGAGCTTTCGGCCTACGCGGGCATTCCCCACCTGCTCACGCCCATCATCACCGATCCCAAGAAGGCGGCGCAGGCCCTGGAATGGGTGGTCAAGGAGATGGACGCCCGCTACGATGACCTTCAATTCTTCGGTTTCCGCCACGTCAAAGACTTCAACCAAGCTGTTCGTGCGGGCAAGGTCCATGCCCCCGCCGGTTCCAATCGCAAGGTGGCGCCCTACCCCTACCTGCTGGTGGTGGTGGACGAGATGGCCGACCTCATGATGGTCGCGAAAAACGACGTGGAGTCCTCCATCCAGCGCATCACCCAGTTGGCCCGCGCCGCCGGCGTCCACCTGGTCCTGGCTACCCAGAGGCCGTCGGTTGATGTGGTGACCGGTTTGATCAAGGCCAACATCCCCTCCCGGTTGGCTTTCGCGACATCCTCCTCGACCGACTCGCGCGTGATTCTGGACGCCACGGGGGCCGAGACCCTGATCGGACAGGGCGACGCGCTCTTCCTGCCGATGGGCCAAGCCAAGCCCACCCGCGTCCAGGGCGCCTGGGTCTCCGAGTCCGAGATCCGCAAGGCCGTGGACTTCGTGCGCACCCAGCGCAAGCCCAAGTACCGCCAAGACATCGAGCAGATGGCCCAGGGCGAGGAGCGCAAGAAGGAGATAGCCGAGGACATCGGCGATGATATGGATGAGCTCCTTCAGGCTGCGGAGTTGGTCATCACCACCCAGTTCGGATCCACGTCCATGCTTCAGCGCAAACTGCGGGTTGGCTTTGCCCGGGCCGGCCGTCTGATGGATCTGCTGGAGTCGCGGGGGATCGTGGGGCCCTCCGAGGGTTCGAAGGCCCGGGAGGTGCTCATTCAGCCGCCGCAGCTCCAAGAGGCCCTGGCTTTCATTCGCGGCGACAGCGCGTCAATCGACCAAGCGCAGCCGCAGGGGGTGGATGCCGGCTGA
- the miaA gene encoding tRNA (adenosine(37)-N6)-dimethylallyltransferase MiaA — translation MRSAIDEKGGAPPIISIVGPTASGKTSLAVRLAQALGEQGERAEIINADPYQMYRGMDVGTAKPSAAERAAVPHHLIDIIEPEEAMSAARFQTLARAAIADFRARGIRPILVGGSGLYARAAIDDIAFPGTDPVVRGKLEERARKEGPGVLFKELEERDPAAAARMDSRNARRTIRALEVMEITGRPYSAGLPQYRYLLAAVQLGLDVDREALDRRIGQRTEQMRQGGLIEEVRALRPRLGATASRALGYQQVEDFLDGAINEDDAFDLIARKTRRLARKQMGWFGRDPRVHWLDALAPDLLERALAVVAAADKDDGSKRDGSDDSVIRHPLGSLVAHDGA, via the coding sequence ATGCGCTCAGCCATTGACGAAAAGGGCGGGGCGCCACCCATCATCTCGATCGTCGGGCCGACGGCTTCAGGCAAAACGTCCTTGGCCGTGCGGCTGGCCCAGGCCCTGGGCGAGCAGGGGGAACGGGCGGAGATCATCAACGCCGACCCCTATCAGATGTACCGCGGGATGGATGTGGGAACCGCCAAGCCGAGCGCCGCTGAACGGGCGGCTGTGCCCCACCATCTGATTGACATCATCGAGCCTGAGGAAGCCATGTCCGCCGCCCGCTTCCAGACCCTGGCCCGGGCTGCCATCGCCGATTTTCGCGCCCGTGGGATCCGCCCGATTTTGGTAGGCGGCTCCGGTCTGTACGCGCGGGCCGCGATTGATGACATCGCTTTTCCTGGCACCGATCCGGTTGTGCGCGGCAAGCTGGAGGAACGGGCTCGGAAGGAGGGGCCGGGCGTCCTTTTCAAGGAGTTGGAGGAGCGTGACCCAGCGGCAGCCGCCCGGATGGACTCGCGTAACGCTCGGCGCACGATTCGTGCTCTGGAAGTTATGGAGATCACGGGCCGCCCCTACTCGGCCGGCTTGCCCCAGTACCGTTACCTGCTGGCGGCGGTCCAGCTGGGTCTGGACGTGGACCGGGAGGCTCTGGACCGAAGGATTGGCCAGCGCACGGAACAAATGCGCCAAGGCGGGCTGATCGAAGAGGTCCGCGCCCTCCGCCCCCGCTTGGGCGCGACGGCCTCACGGGCTTTGGGCTACCAGCAGGTGGAGGACTTCCTGGATGGGGCGATCAACGAGGATGATGCCTTCGACTTGATCGCGCGCAAGACCCGTCGCCTGGCGCGTAAGCAGATGGGTTGGTTCGGCCGCGACCCGCGCGTCCACTGGTTGGACGCTTTGGCTCCCGACCTGCTTGAGCGGGCCCTGGCTGTGGTCGCGGCAGCCGACAAGGATGATGGATCGAAGCGTGATGGGTCCGACGATTCGGTCATCAGACACCCCTTAGGTTCGCTGGTAGCGCACGACGGCGCTTGA
- a CDS encoding DUF3046 domain-containing protein yields MREREFWTLLEEVFGRVYGRSLAEDQRLAALDSMTVYEALEAGVEPRVVWNVLCDQMEVPDPQRWGKDHNAPPLPAA; encoded by the coding sequence GTGAGGGAACGTGAATTCTGGACCTTGCTGGAGGAGGTCTTCGGCCGCGTCTACGGGCGGAGTTTAGCCGAGGACCAGCGCCTGGCGGCGTTGGATTCCATGACGGTTTACGAGGCCCTGGAGGCGGGTGTGGAACCCCGGGTCGTCTGGAACGTCCTGTGCGACCAGATGGAGGTCCCCGATCCCCAGCGTTGGGGCAAGGACCATAACGCGCCGCCCCTGCCGGCCGCCTGA
- the recA gene encoding recombinase RecA, producing the protein MAHQTNSKAKSKSKVEDVDGMDPRRKAALDTALAQVEKNFGKGSAMRLGDKPVQDVEVIPTGSLALDMALGIGGLPRGRIVEIYGPESSGKTTLALHAVANAQKNGGVAAFIDAEHALDPEYARKLGVDTDSLIVSQPDNGEQALEIADMLIRSGALDVIVIDSVAALVPKAEIDGDMGDSHVGLQARLMSQALRKMTGALSQANTTAIFINQLREKIGVFFGSPETTTGGKALKFYSSVRLDIRRIQTLKNGDEAVGNRTKVKVVKNKMAPPFKIAEFDILYGEGISKEGSVIDMALQANVIKKSGSWFTYEGDQLGQGRENVRQFLKDNPGLTQEIEDKVKIAFGLKPKAEDGGADAQGGGNQPAAVADASGIEKAPTEAGSPSAPVLTAQAV; encoded by the coding sequence ATGGCACATCAGACCAACAGCAAAGCCAAGTCCAAGTCCAAAGTCGAGGATGTCGACGGCATGGATCCGCGGCGCAAGGCGGCCCTGGACACGGCTCTGGCGCAGGTGGAGAAGAATTTCGGCAAGGGATCAGCCATGCGTCTGGGCGACAAGCCGGTCCAAGACGTGGAAGTGATCCCCACTGGTTCCCTGGCTCTGGATATGGCTTTGGGCATCGGTGGCCTGCCCAGGGGCAGGATTGTCGAGATTTACGGACCGGAGTCCTCCGGTAAGACAACCCTGGCTTTGCATGCGGTGGCCAATGCCCAGAAGAACGGCGGGGTAGCGGCCTTCATCGACGCCGAGCACGCGTTGGACCCGGAGTACGCCCGCAAGCTCGGCGTGGACACCGACTCGCTGATCGTCTCGCAACCGGATAACGGCGAGCAGGCACTGGAAATCGCCGACATGTTGATCCGCTCCGGCGCCCTGGACGTGATCGTGATTGACTCGGTGGCGGCCCTGGTGCCCAAGGCCGAGATCGATGGCGATATGGGCGACAGCCATGTCGGCCTGCAAGCCCGACTGATGAGCCAGGCCCTGCGCAAGATGACCGGAGCGCTCTCCCAGGCCAACACCACCGCCATCTTCATCAACCAGTTGCGCGAGAAAATCGGCGTTTTCTTCGGCAGCCCCGAGACCACAACCGGTGGCAAGGCCCTGAAATTCTACTCTTCGGTTCGCCTGGACATCCGTCGGATTCAGACCTTGAAGAACGGTGACGAGGCCGTGGGCAACCGCACCAAGGTCAAGGTGGTCAAGAATAAGATGGCTCCGCCCTTCAAGATCGCCGAGTTCGACATCCTCTACGGGGAGGGCATCTCCAAGGAAGGCTCGGTCATCGACATGGCCCTCCAAGCCAATGTGATCAAGAAATCCGGTTCCTGGTTTACCTACGAGGGCGACCAACTGGGGCAGGGCCGGGAGAACGTCCGCCAATTCCTGAAGGACAACCCAGGGCTGACCCAGGAGATCGAAGACAAGGTCAAGATCGCCTTTGGTTTGAAGCCCAAGGCGGAAGATGGGGGCGCCGACGCTCAGGGTGGTGGAAACCAGCCTGCTGCGGTTGCCGATGCATCGGGGATTGAGAAAGCGCCGACCGAGGCCGGCTCGCCCAGTGCCCCTGTTCTGACGGCCCAGGCGGTCTGA